From Actinomyces sp. oral taxon 171 str. F0337, one genomic window encodes:
- the fbaA gene encoding class II fructose-bisphosphate aldolase, whose translation MAIATPESYADMLDRAKAGKYAIPAINVTSSQTLSAALKGFADAESDGIVQISNGGAAYWSGSSRLDRVKGSIAFAAYARAVGDLYPVTIGLHTDHCPKKLLADWIHPLLEIEAEQVKNGELPMFNSHMWDGSAEALDDNIEIAVDMLKRSKAANVVLEIEIGAVGGEEDGIKGEENANLYTTADDAWKAVEALGLGENGRYITALTFGNVHGSYKPGHVKLRPEILGEIQEDVAKRLGDRLSSKVGDKSSPFDLVMHGGSGSTDEEIATAVRNGVIKMNVDTDTQYAFTRPVAGWMYTNYEGVLKVDGEVGNKKQYDPRAWGKAAEEGMAARVVEACERLGSVGSARK comes from the coding sequence GTGGCCATTGCAACCCCGGAGTCCTACGCCGACATGCTTGACCGCGCGAAGGCCGGCAAGTACGCCATCCCCGCGATCAACGTCACCTCGTCCCAGACTCTGTCCGCCGCCCTCAAGGGCTTCGCCGACGCCGAGTCCGACGGCATCGTCCAGATCTCCAACGGTGGTGCCGCCTACTGGTCCGGTTCCTCGCGCCTCGACCGCGTCAAGGGCTCGATCGCCTTCGCCGCCTACGCCCGCGCCGTGGGTGACCTCTACCCCGTCACCATTGGTCTGCACACCGACCACTGCCCCAAGAAGCTCCTGGCCGACTGGATCCACCCGCTCCTGGAGATCGAGGCCGAGCAGGTCAAGAACGGTGAGCTGCCGATGTTCAACTCCCACATGTGGGACGGCTCCGCCGAGGCCCTCGACGACAACATCGAGATCGCCGTCGACATGCTCAAGCGCTCCAAGGCCGCCAACGTCGTCCTCGAGATCGAGATCGGTGCCGTGGGTGGCGAGGAAGACGGCATCAAGGGTGAGGAGAACGCCAACCTCTACACCACCGCCGACGACGCCTGGAAGGCCGTCGAGGCCCTCGGTCTGGGAGAGAACGGCCGCTACATCACCGCCCTGACCTTCGGTAACGTGCACGGCTCCTACAAGCCCGGCCACGTCAAGCTCCGCCCGGAGATCCTCGGTGAGATCCAGGAGGACGTGGCCAAGCGCCTCGGCGACCGCCTGTCCTCCAAGGTCGGCGACAAGAGCTCGCCCTTCGACCTGGTCATGCACGGCGGCTCCGGCTCCACCGACGAGGAGATCGCCACCGCGGTGCGCAACGGCGTCATCAAGATGAACGTCGACACCGACACCCAGTACGCCTTCACCCGCCCGGTCGCCGGCTGGATGTACACCAACTACGAGGGCGTCCTCAAGGTCGACGGCGAGGTCGGCAACAAGAAGCAGTACGACCCGCGCGCCTGGGGCAAGGCCGCTGAGGAGGGCATGGCCGCTCGCGTCGTCGAGGCCTGCGAGCGCCTCGGCTCCGTCGGCTCCGCCCGCAAGTGA